A region of Dioscorea cayenensis subsp. rotundata cultivar TDr96_F1 chromosome 5, TDr96_F1_v2_PseudoChromosome.rev07_lg8_w22 25.fasta, whole genome shotgun sequence DNA encodes the following proteins:
- the LOC120260774 gene encoding uncharacterized protein At4g22758-like: protein MGRSLSPPMTPAQRMMRRTMQTASATPPARAGSVRLLISVNVLGSAGPIRFVVKEEEPVGAVISTALRSYAREGRRPVLGSDLNNFLLYCTNSCSDALSPLEPIGSVGSRNFTLCKKQGVVEEGNSQHLIKKGNGKWKGLVNNVLSFRITSH, encoded by the exons ATGGGTCGATCGCTGTCACCACCGATGACGCCGGCGCagaggatgatgaggaggacGATGCAGACGGCGTCGGCTACGCCTCCTGCGAGGGCGGGGTCGGTCCGGTTGTTGATTTCGGTGAACGTGCTGGGGAGTGCTGGGCCGATCCGATTCgtggtgaaggaggaggagcCCGTCGGCGCTGTTATCAGTACCGCACTCCGGTCCTACGCCCGGGAAGGCCGCCGTCCTGTTCTTGGATCTGATCTCAATAACTTTCTTCTTTACTGCACCAATTCATGCTCTGACG CATTGAGCCCATTGGAGCCCATTGGCAGCGTAGGGAGCAGGAACTTCACATTGTGCAAGAAGCAAGGGGTGGTGGAGGAGGGGAATTCGCAGCATCTGATCAAGAAGGGGAATGGAAAATGGAAGGGCTTGGTTAATAACGTGCTCAGCTTCCGGATCACTTCTCATTGA